GACGGAATTTTTCAGGAATGATTCCCAGGCTGTCGACACCCGCATTTTTAATGGTGATCTCGCTTTGCGTCATCGCAGCAAGGCCTATAAAAGAGCCGATCTCAATCATATCCGGGAGCATGGTATGCTCACAGCCTTTCAGGTTGGGTACCCCTTCAATGGTGAGTAAGTTGGAACCTACGCCACTGATGTTTGCGCCCATACTGTTCAGCATTTTACAAAGCTGTTGCAGATAAGGCTCACAGGCTGCATTATAAATAGTAGTGGTGCCTTCAGCCAGCACAGCCGCCATCACGATGTTGGCCGTACCGGTAACACTGGGTTCATCCAGCAGCATATAAGTGCCTTTCAGGCCACCCTCGGCTTCCAGGCGGAAATAATTATCGTCTGAGTCGTAAACAAACCTGGCGCCCAGCTTTTCGAAACCGATGATATGGGTATCCAACCTGCGGCGGCCAATTTTATCGCCACCCGGTTTGGGGATAAAAGCCCTGCCAAAGCGTGAAAGCAACGGGCCTGCAATCATAACAGATCCCCGTAACCTGCCGGATTTCTTTTTAAATTCAGGACTCTGCAAATAATCCAGGTCAATGTTATCGGCCTGGAATTCACATACGTCCCGACTAATGCGGTGTATTTTAACGCCTGCATCTCCCAGCAGTTCAATCAGCAGGTTTACATCTACGATATCCGGAATATTATGGACAGTGACCTTTTCAGGGGTCAGCATCACTGCACTGATGATTTGTAAAGCTTCATTTTTGGCTCCCTGGGGTATAATTTCCCCCTTTAAGCGGTTGCCGCCTCTTACTTCAAAAGCACTACTCACTTGTTCCTGTTTTTGTTGTATTTGTTGTTACTGTGCTTGTTACTGCTGTTGTTATTGTTCTTTCCGCCGCCGCTGTTGCTGCTTTTGAATTTATTATTCTGCTGGAAGTTCTTACGCTTGCTGGAGCGGAAGTGTTCTCCTGTGGTGTTTCCGCTAACGCTGAAACCCGGTACGTGTGCAGTGTGAGAAGTATGGCCCGGATGGTAATCCAGTTCATTGCCGGTAATAGCCAGTAACTCTGCTTTGATAGCATCGTCATGTACACTTTCCTTATGCCAGTTGGTATAAGCAAGCTTCATATAGTTACCGATGCACTGGGTAAATCCTTCTTTCTTTTCAGGATTCTCTTCATGCAGGGCTTTGTCTATTACCATTTCCAGGTTTTTACCAAAGTGGCGGTTCCTGGGATATTTTTTAGGGTAAGGCAATCTGTCGGGCTTCGCTCTCAGTTCTTCCTCAGTGGGTATCGGATAAGGAGATTCTACTTTCAGGCTGAAGCTGGATATATTAAAAATATGATCCCAAAGTTTGTGTCTGAAGTCTTCCACATTCCTTAAATGCGGATTCAGCGTACCCATCAGCTCTATCACAGCCATTGCGTTACGCTGGCGCTCTTCATCGTCCTCTATGGTAACCAGGAATTCCACCATTTTCTGGATATTCCGGCCGTACTCCTTCATTATAAGGTGATTACGCGTGGTATTGTATTCCATTGTAAGTATTTAAAAAGATATTATATGATGCAGGAACATCTTAAAGTGAAGATAGTTAAGTGACAACATCTATGCAAACATAACGAAAAAATACGAGGAACATTTCACTGCACTGTATTGTTTATAAGACCAAAACCAGTTGCTTTTTTTGAAAAACCCGGATAACCATTATTAACCAA
The Chitinophaga sp. MM2321 DNA segment above includes these coding regions:
- the murA gene encoding UDP-N-acetylglucosamine 1-carboxyvinyltransferase; amino-acid sequence: MSSAFEVRGGNRLKGEIIPQGAKNEALQIISAVMLTPEKVTVHNIPDIVDVNLLIELLGDAGVKIHRISRDVCEFQADNIDLDYLQSPEFKKKSGRLRGSVMIAGPLLSRFGRAFIPKPGGDKIGRRRLDTHIIGFEKLGARFVYDSDDNYFRLEAEGGLKGTYMLLDEPSVTGTANIVMAAVLAEGTTTIYNAACEPYLQQLCKMLNSMGANISGVGSNLLTIEGVPNLKGCEHTMLPDMIEIGSFIGLAAMTQSEITIKNAGVDSLGIIPEKFRQLGIQLEIRGNDIYIPSQESYEIQTFLDGSILTISDHPWPGFTPDLLSIVLVVATQAKGSVMVHQKMFESRLFFVDKLIDMGAQIVLCDPHRAVVIGLGRQHSLRGITMSSPDIRAGVSLLIAALSAEGKSTIQNIDQIDRGYQYIDERLRNLGADIKRV
- a CDS encoding DUF4290 domain-containing protein, giving the protein MKEYGRNIQKMVEFLVTIEDDEERQRNAMAVIELMGTLNPHLRNVEDFRHKLWDHIFNISSFSLKVESPYPIPTEEELRAKPDRLPYPKKYPRNRHFGKNLEMVIDKALHEENPEKKEGFTQCIGNYMKLAYTNWHKESVHDDAIKAELLAITGNELDYHPGHTSHTAHVPGFSVSGNTTGEHFRSSKRKNFQQNNKFKSSNSGGGKNNNNSSNKHSNNKYNKNRNK